CATAAACACGATGATCAGGGAGCTGATGATCGCCCCCAACCGGTTTGACAGGATCACCCTGTGCTGCAACTGGAAATCCATTCCCTCGTCTATCCCAATGTGTGAGAGCCTGTTCCAGATATTAGCCATTTTACTCATATAATTCTGCTAGCAATAGGTTATAAATTGTAAGAGACAAAATAATGATTACTTTAAAATAATACACCCAAAAAATGATAAATATTGTCTGCGAAAAGTTGTACCCGCTACTAAACCCCGATCAAACGTAAGAGGTAACCAACAACTACAGCCATACCAAAACTCAGAAAAGTACCGATGAGTAAGTATTCCGTCTGGTTCTTCTCTTCGGTCTTCCTCAAATCCCCAAATCTGAATATTGATTTCGCTGCCAGCAGAAATCCTATGGCGGCATCCTGCTTCATAAGTATGAAAATAAGGATCAGAAAGCGCTCTATCATTCCTATCCATAAGCCTGCATCTTTAAGGGTCTTTTTCTTATCATCTTCTACCTCCTTTCTCCATTTTTGAGTAGCTATCCCAATAAATATCGAAGCTGGGCGGGACAGAAGAACAAAAGCCGCTATAACATACAATCTTTTAGGTTCGGAGATAAAAGCGATTATATCAAGTTCAAGATCTTTTACCAAAAACCATCGCCAAACGCATATGATGACAATAACGTGAAGAGCCTGGTCTATAATGAACCACAGGGTATTGCGGCCATGCTGATAAGACTTTAGTAAATCGATCAGCAGATGTGACGTGAATATGATAAGCGCAACATGCCACTGACTGATGTCCCATAGCACAAGCCAAGCCAGCACAGCATGGATAAGTGCATGCAGGTATAATTTCACCGACCTCAAATGGAGCTT
This region of Fulvivirga ulvae genomic DNA includes:
- a CDS encoding DUF3307 domain-containing protein → MIASAGILLRLLIAHLLGDFFLQPRSWVKDRNKLHLRSVKLYLHALIHAVLAWLVLWDISQWHVALIIFTSHLLIDLLKSYQHGRNTLWFIIDQALHVIVIICVWRWFLVKDLELDIIAFISEPKRLYVIAAFVLLSRPASIFIGIATQKWRKEVEDDKKKTLKDAGLWIGMIERFLILIFILMKQDAAIGFLLAAKSIFRFGDLRKTEEKNQTEYLLIGTFLSFGMAVVVGYLLRLIGV